In Bifidobacteriaceae bacterium, one DNA window encodes the following:
- the galE gene encoding UDP-glucose 4-epimerase GalE has protein sequence MSICVTGGAGYIGAHVVRLLQRAGHEVIVIDDLSYGDAARVGPSELIQLDLADTAELPRLQAALDGCTAVVHIAGRKQVGESVERPAWYYQQNIGGMANLLLAMQAQDVDRLVFSSSAAVYGQPKVDRVREDIELQPINPYGESKLVGEWLVRDAARAWGLRGVNMRYFNVAGAGWDDLGDPAVLNLIPMVLQKLYEHRAPAIFGDDYPTPDGTCVRDYIHVVDIATAHMIAMDYLERDVRPFDAFNIGTGAGTSVRQVIEMVGEVTGLDTTPVMEPRRPGDPPVLIGAVDRIEQTFEWKAQHDLRSIVDSSWRAWQAGPKRIS, from the coding sequence ATGTCGATTTGTGTGACCGGCGGGGCCGGGTATATCGGGGCGCACGTGGTGCGTTTGTTGCAACGAGCCGGCCACGAGGTGATCGTGATCGACGATCTGTCTTACGGCGACGCGGCCAGGGTTGGTCCCTCTGAGCTGATCCAGCTTGACTTGGCCGACACGGCCGAACTGCCCAGGTTGCAGGCAGCGCTGGACGGGTGCACGGCGGTTGTCCACATTGCGGGCCGCAAACAAGTGGGCGAATCGGTCGAGCGACCGGCCTGGTATTACCAACAGAACATAGGCGGAATGGCAAACCTGCTGTTGGCGATGCAGGCGCAAGATGTGGACCGACTGGTGTTTTCGTCATCGGCGGCGGTTTACGGGCAACCAAAGGTGGACCGGGTGCGGGAAGACATAGAGCTCCAGCCGATCAACCCGTACGGGGAATCGAAACTGGTGGGCGAATGGCTGGTGCGGGACGCGGCCCGGGCGTGGGGGCTGCGCGGCGTCAACATGCGGTACTTCAACGTGGCCGGCGCTGGCTGGGACGACCTGGGGGATCCGGCGGTACTGAACCTCATCCCGATGGTTCTCCAGAAGCTTTACGAGCACCGCGCGCCCGCCATCTTCGGGGACGACTACCCAACCCCGGACGGCACCTGCGTGCGGGACTACATCCATGTTGTGGACATCGCCACGGCGCACATGATCGCCATGGACTATCTGGAGCGGGATGTGCGGCCGTTCGACGCGTTCAACATCGGCACGGGCGCCGGCACCTCGGTCCGGCAGGTCATCGAAATGGTTGGCGAGGTCACCGGTCTGGACACCACCCCGGTGATGGAGCCGCGCCGCCCCGGCGACCCGCCGGTCCTAATCGGCGCGGTCGACCGGATTGAGCAGACCTTCGAATGGAAGGCCCAGCACGACC